The genomic stretch AAATTATTTGGAAGGTTGGAAGGTTGGAATAATGGAATGTTGGGAAACAGCCAATCTTCCAATCTTCCATTATTCCATTTTTCCTGAATATTCTGAAACCTGATTGCATTTAGAATACTCATTCCTTATTTCTCTCTATCCTCCATATCCTTTTATCTTTGCAAACCTTTTTATGAGCGAAGCAAAAAAAGCCGCGCCTGACGGCAGGCAGGAAATGACTTTCCTCCAGCATCTGGAAGCGCTGCGCTGGCATCTGGTGCGCTCGGCTGCGGTGGTCATGCTGCTGGCGTTTGTTTTATTTTGTTACAAGGATTTTGTGTTCAGCACCATTATTTTCGGTCCCATGCACAGCGATTTTTTAACCTACCGCGCGCTATGCAAAATCTCTCATCTCACAGGCATGGGCAATACGCTCTGCATGCAAAGCATTTCCTTCGAACTTATCAATATTGATTTATCGGGGCAGTTCACCACGCACATCTGGACATCGGTAATCGGTGGAGTGGTGGTGGGTTCTCCCTATGTGCTCTGGGAAGTGTGGCGGTTCATCCGCCCTGCGCTTCACGAGAAGGAAAAAAAATATACTGCGGGAGTTGTGTTGTATGCATCGCTGCTTTTCATCACCGGAATTCTTTTCAGTTACTATATTATTGTTCCCATGACCATTAATTTTTTAGGCAACTACCAGGTGAGCGCGCTGGTAACAAATAAAATTTCAATGGATTCTTATATTTCCACCGTAACCATTCTCACGCTCATCATGGGTTTGGTGTTTGAACTTCCCATTCTCATCTTTTTTCTCACGAAGATTGGCTTGCTTGGCCCGGCTTTCATGCGCAAATACCGCAAGCATGCCATTGTGGTCATACTTATTGTGGCGGCAATCATCACGCCCACATCTGATATTCCCACGCTGGTGATTGTTTCCACGCCTCTTTATTTATTGTACGAAGCGAGTATATTTGTGGCGAAGTATGCTGAGAAGAAAGCGTGATGAATGATTTTCTTTGAAGCGATAAATTTTATATGAACCTCCGTTTCAAAATTCTTTTTTCTCTTTTCTTATTTTTTTTAAGTGAAGCGATTGCTTTTTCTCAAGATGCAAAAATCACCGGCAAGGTTTACGATTTTCAAACCCGCGAAGCGCTTCCGTTTGTAAACATAAAATACAAAGGCGGAAAACCCTTCACCACCTCCGATGTGGACGGAAATTTTTCCATCACTGCCGAAGGTCCTTCCGATTCGCTCGAAGTTTCTTATATAGGATATAAAACGAAGAAAGTAAAAATCAAGCGGAATGTTTCTCAAACGCTGAACATTTCAATTGAGCCCGATGTTCTCTCGCTGAAAGAAGTGGTGATTCTGCCCGGTGAAAATCCTGCCCACCGCATTTTGCGGAAAGTGATTGCGCACAAGCCCGAACATAACCGCGATAAACTTCTCTCGTATGAATACGAAGTGTACAACAAAATAGAATTTGATTTGAATAACATTCCCCCGAAAATAAAAGAGAAGAAAATCTTGAAGCCCATCAAGTTCGTGTTTGATTACATTGACAGCACCAGCATAACGGAAAAACCTTTTCTTCCTCTTCTTCTTTCCGAAGCCCTTTCAAATTACTACTGGAAAAAAAGTCCGCGCTTCAAAAAAGAAATAATCAAAGCGAGTAAAATTTCGGGAATGCAGGATAAAAGCATGACACAGTTCATGGGAGAAATGTATCAGAACGTAAACATTTATGATAATGATATTCTCGTTTTCGGAAAACAATTTCCCAGCCCCATTTCCGACCACGCATTGCTCTACTATAAATTTTATCTGATTGACAGTTTATATCTGGATAATCACCGCTGCTACCAGTTGCAGTTCAAACCAAAATGGAAACAGGAATTATGTTTCACCGGCAACATGTGGGTTGCCGATACTTCTTTTGCCGTGAAGCGCCTCGAAATGTCTTTGCCGAATGACATCAACCTGAACTTTGTGAAAACACTTGGTGTGGTGCAGGAATATACCGTTGCAGACAGCATGTGGATGCTCAGCCGCGACCGCCTCATAGTGGATTTCAAACTGGATGAGTACAGGAAAAAAAGTTTAACTGCAGGATTCTACGGGAGAAAAACTACTTCCTACACAAACATTGTCATCAACAAGCCGCGCCCCGATGATTTTTATAGCCGCATGGAAAATATTATTGTGCTCGACAGTGCCGATAAACATACCGATGAATTCTGGAAACAAAACCGCCACGATACGCTTTCTAAGAATGAGAAACAGATTTATAAAATGGTTGACACCATCAAATCGCTTCCCATCTATCAATCCTATTACAACTGGATTTATTTTCTTGCGAACACCTACAAGCCCTGGGGCTATGTTGAAATTGGTCCGTATCATAAAATTTACAGCAAGAATGTGGTGGAAGGAAATCGTTTTCGTTTAGGCGGAAGAACCAGCGATAAATTCAGCAAGTGGGTTGAGTTGAGCGGCTATGGCGCATACGGAACACTTGACAAGCAATTCAAGTACAGCACCACTTTCAGAACATACATTACAAAAAAGCCAAGGCAAATACTTTCGCTCGGATATAAAGATGATGTGGAAGTTCTCGGGCAAAGCCCCAATGCATTTACTCCCGATAATATTCTCACCACCATTTTCCGCAGGCGCCCGCTCAGCAGTTTAACAAAAGTTCAGCAGGCGCTCACCAGTTATGAATTCGAACCTCACCAGGGCCTCAACATGAAATTCTTTTTCATCAACCGCGTGATGACCCCGCTCGGTGGATTCACTTACCAATATCATATTGATGATACCACGCTCGGAACGCAAAACAATATTATTTCTTCCGAACTTCAGGCGCTCATTCGTTTTGCTTACAATGAAAAATATATTGAATACACTTTTTCGCGGGCGAGCATGGGCACGCGCTATCCGGTGGTAACGCTGCTTTACACGTATGGAATGAAAGGAATTTTCCAAAGTAATTACGAATACCATAAACTCAGTTTGAATATCAATGACCGCTTCCGCATCAATCCGCTGGTGGGCTACACCGATTATATTGTGGAGGCAGGAAAAATTTTCGGAACAGTTCCCTATCCGTTGCTCACGCTGCACGGAGGAAATGAAACTATTATTTATGATCCGTATGCTTACAACATGATGAACTATTACGAATTTGCCAGTGACCAATATGTAACCGCGCAGGTGTTTCATCACTTCGAGGGATTTTTTCTCAATCACATTCCCATCATGCGCAGGTTGAAATGGCGTGAAGTGGTTTCGGCAAAATGGCTGGTGGGGAGCATCAGTGAAAAAAATCAAAATGTTTTTGTTTTTCCTTCCACGCTCACTTCGTTAAACCAAGGTCCTTATTATGAAGTAAGCGCAGGAGTTGAAAACATTTTCCGGTTTTTCCGCATTGATGTGCTCTGGCGTTTGTCGTATATTGATAAGAACTATGTAAGTTTTTATACGGCAGCCAGCGGAGATAAAAAAGTCCCCATTGTGGGTGTGCGCGGCTCGCTGCAAATTAACTTTTAAAGAAAGTGAGAAGTCAGATTTTAGAAGTGAAATTTTAAATACACAAACTATGAATAAAAACGATTTGATTGAGCGGACAAGAAAGTTTGCAATAAGGGTTTTCAAACTTGTTGATTTACTTCCTAAATCGAAAGCAACAGATGTTATTTCATATCAACTTTTGAAATCTGCTTCATCCGTTGCTGCTAACTATAGGGCAAGTGCCCGGGCAAAATCAAGAGTCGATTTTTCCAATAAAATAAAAACAGTTCTTGAAGAAGCGGATGAAAGTAACTTTTGGCTTACTTTTATTAAAGATTTAGAATTACTCATAAAGAATAAAGAGTTAAATGAATTAATTCAAGAGTCCTCTGAATTAACTGCTATTTTTACAACTTCAGTCAAAACTTTAAGTAATTCATAGTAGATGGTTAACTTCTCACTTTTCACTTCTCACTTCTAACTTCACCTATGATTTTACGAACTGAAAATTTAATCAAGCGATATAAAAGCAGAACAGTAGTAAACAATGTTTCCGTAGAAGTGAAGCAGGGAGAAATTGTTGGCTTGCTGGGACCGAACGGTGCAGGGAAGACCACTACTTTTTACATGACCGTTGGATTAATCAAGCCCAATGGAGGAAAAATTTTTCTCGATGAAATTGAAATCACCAAAGAACCCATGTACAAGCGCGCACAAAAAGGAATCGGTTATCTTCCGCAGGAAGCATCGGTGTTTCGTAAATTATCGGTGGAAGATAATTTGCGCGCAGTGCTTGAGATGACAAAACTTTCCAAAGAAGAACAAAAAAGTAAAATAGAAAGTTTACTCGAAGAATTTGGATTGAATAAAATCCGTAATAGCAATGGCGATGTGCTTTCGGGAGGAGAAAGAAGAAGAACTGAAATTGCTCGCTGCCTTGCTGTTAATCCGAATTTTATTTTGCTCGATGAGCCCTTTGCCGGCATTGACCCCATTGCAGTGGAAGATATTCAGAACATTGTGCGCAAACTCAAAGAAAAAAATATCGGCATCCTCATCACCGACCACAATGTGCACGAAACACTAACGATTACCGACCGTGCCTATCTTCTTTACGAAGGAAAAATTCTCAAAGCAGGAACCGCTCAGGAACTTGCCGAAGACGAACAAGTGCGCAGGGTCTATCTTGGAAAAAATTTTGAACTGAGATAAATTTTAAGAATGAGAAATTGTCAATATTAATTTTTTCTTTCCGTAATCAATCACCGCGTTATAACTTTTCAGAATATCCGAGCCGAGCACTCCGTCAATCGGTTTCACGCCCATTTGTTTATACGCGGCAACTACATGGGAAAAATCCAACAAGATTGCGAAATAATCTTTTAATTTAATTTTTCCGATTTGAAATTTATCGAGCATCGTGATTTGGCTTTTCATGGAATTGGTTCCTATTCCGCTGGCAAGTTTCTCGTGCTTCTCGAATTTATTTTTGTCAACAAATTTTTTGATTCGTTCTTTGTCGAATGCGCTGCGCGATGCGCCTGTATCAATAATTAAAGATGCTTTCTTCCTGTTAATCTTTGCAGAAACAAAAATATGAAAGCCATCATCTAATTTTATCAGCCGGATTGGAATAATGCTTTTCATCGGAATCTGGTAACGAAGTAACTAATTCTGTAACGAATATTACGGATTATATAATTCTGATTCGTAAAATTTGCAATCGGATTCGCAACTTCGTTACCAGGAATAATTCAATTATACTTTTCAAGCAACTACTTTCATATTATCCAGCACGCTCATCACTTCTTTCACGGCTTTTGCGGATGATTCCAAAAGTTTTTTCTCGTCCGTATTTAATTTGAGTTCAATGATTTTTTCAATTCCGTTTTTTCCGAGAATCACCGGCACACCGAGATAAATATTTTTCATTCCGTATTCTCCGTTCAGCATTGCGCACACCGGAAAAATCCGTTTCTGGTCGAGCGCAATGGCTTCCACCATTTGAGCGGCAGCAGCACCGGGTGCATACCATGCGGATGTTCCGAGGAGATTTACAATTTCTCCTCCGCCAACTTTTGTGCGCTGAATAATTGCGTCTAATTTTTCTTTCGAGATGAGTTCAGTAACCGGAATGCCTCCCACCGTTGTGTAGCGCGGAAGCGGAACCATGGTATCGCCATGCCCGCCCATGAGCACCGCCTGAATATCTTTTGGCGAACAATTTAATTCTTCGGCAAGAAATGCGCGGTAGCGAGCCGTATCCAGAATTCCGGCCATGCCGAAAACTTTTGAAGAACTTTTTTTCGCTGTGAGATAGGCGCAGTAAGTCATCACATCGAGCGGATTGCTCACGATAATCAGAATCGTATTCGGAGAATGTTTCAGAATATTTTCCGTAACTCCTTTCACAATTCCTGCGTTGGTAGAAATCAAATCATCGCGGCTCATGCCGGGTTTTCGCGGAAGCCCGGAAGTAATCACCACCACATCCGAGTTTGCGGTTTTGGAATAATCGCTGGTGCTTCCTTTCACGCGCGAATCGTAAAGATGAATGGGTGCCGCCTGAAAAATATCGAGCGCTTTTCCTTCGGCAAAATTCGGCTTTATGTCGAGAAGGCAAATTTCATTTGCATAATCGCGCTGCGCAATTACATCGGCACAGGTTGCGCCAACATTTCCTGCTCCTACAACTGTAACTTTCATTGTGATTTGATTTGTTTGTGTGGATTGCGAAAGTAAAAAATAATCCTTTGCTCATTTCGGGAAAACCAATTCTCGCTGAGAGAAATAATTTCTCAAATAGTTTCTACAATTCATCAAAAAAAAAACTTATTACTATGAAAACATTAATAATAATTTTTGCCTGCGGATTATCATTTTCATTATTCGCTCAGAATATTGAAACCGATACCGCAAAAAACTGCCTCACGCTTCGAAACGGAAAAGTTATAATCAAACAACAGGGAAAGGCAACAGAGTTAAGGCAGGATACAATTTTGGCGAACGGAATTAAAATTACTCCCAACGGCACTATAATAAGGAAGGACGGAACGAAGACAACCATGCAAACCGGGCAATGTTTTTCCATGGAAGGAATCCGAATGACGGATGAGCCCGGCAAAGGGAGAAAAAGTGCGGTGAAGAAAACCTCAGAGGAATGATGGCATGTAGGAAGAATGGCAGTTTCAGCCATTCTAATATTTCATTATTCCAATTTGAAATTTTTATTTACATTTGCGACCAATTAAATAAAAACAAAACATGTTGCACGTTCAGATAAAAGAAGGTGAAGGCGTAGAAAAAGCCCTCAAGAAATTAAAAAAGAAATTTGAAAAGACAGGTATTCTCCGTGAACTTCGCAGTCGCCAGGTTTTCACAAAGCCGTCCATCAAGCGCAGGGAAATCATCAAGCGCGCGAAACATCGCCAGCGTCAGGCGCAATCGGAAGAATAATTTTTTCCACAAAATAATTTCATTGCGGGTTGGAGTTTAACTTCGGTCCGCAATATTTTTTTATACCTTTCGTTCTTCTGCTATGAATAAAGAGGCATTCATAAAATATCTCCGCTATGAAAAGAGAATGTCTCCGCATACCGTAAATGCTTATTCAAATGATCTTGAGCAGTTTTATTTATATCTGAAAAATATTTATTCATTCAATGATATTAAGGAAGTAAACCATTCCATCATTCGTTCGTGGATAGTTTCTCTCATGGAAAATAAAATCACCGCGCGTTCCGTAAACAGAAAAATCAGCACGCTTAAATCATTTTATAAATTTCTTCTTCGCGAAAAAGTTGTGGATATAAATCCCATGCACAAGATCCAATCTCCAAAGAATCCTAAACGTTTGCCAGAGTTTGTGGAAGAAAGTAAAATGAATTCATTAATTGAAGATGTGAAATTCGAAGATGACTTTGAAGGAAAGCGCAATCTTCTTATAATAGAAATGCTTTATTCTACCGGCATGAGGCGCGCTGAACTGGTGAATCTGAAAGAATCGGATATTAATTTTCATGGCAGCACAGTAAAAGTTTTAGGAAAAAGAAATAAAGAACGCCTTATTCCGTTGACTTCCGGATTGAAAATTCTTATAAAGAAATATATCGAAGAAAAAAATAAATCCATCGAACCAAGGGCGGATTATTTATTTCTGACGAAAAAAGGAAACCAAATTTATCCAAGTGCCGTATACCGAATTGTAAGGGATTCTCTTGAAAAGGTGACAACATTATCCAAGAAAAGCCCGCATGTGTTGAGGCATACTTTTGCAACACATTTATTAAACAACGGAGCAAACCTGAATGCAATTAAAGAACTTCTTGGCCATGCGAATCTTTCAGCCACACAAGTTTACACGCACAACACCATTGAGAAATTAAAATCTGTATATTCGAAGACACATCCGAAAGCATAACTCACTTTTAAATATTTTCTCTATGAACATTAAAATCCACTCCATCCATTTTGACGCAGATGCAAAACTTCTTGCACTCATCAACAAAAAAGTAGAAAAGTTAAGTCACTATTTTGACGCGGTAATCAGAAGCGAAGTGTATCTCAAGATTGACAAATCTGATACTGCAGAAAATAAAGTTGTCGAAATAAAAATTCATGTTCCCGGCAACGATCTTTTTGTAAAGCGCCAGTGCCAGACATTTG from Bacteroidota bacterium encodes the following:
- the tatC gene encoding twin-arginine translocase subunit TatC; translation: MTFLQHLEALRWHLVRSAAVVMLLAFVLFCYKDFVFSTIIFGPMHSDFLTYRALCKISHLTGMGNTLCMQSISFELINIDLSGQFTTHIWTSVIGGVVVGSPYVLWEVWRFIRPALHEKEKKYTAGVVLYASLLFITGILFSYYIIVPMTINFLGNYQVSALVTNKISMDSYISTVTILTLIMGLVFELPILIFFLTKIGLLGPAFMRKYRKHAIVVILIVAAIITPTSDIPTLVIVSTPLYLLYEASIFVAKYAEKKA
- a CDS encoding carboxypeptidase-like regulatory domain-containing protein, with the translated sequence MNLRFKILFSLFLFFLSEAIAFSQDAKITGKVYDFQTREALPFVNIKYKGGKPFTTSDVDGNFSITAEGPSDSLEVSYIGYKTKKVKIKRNVSQTLNISIEPDVLSLKEVVILPGENPAHRILRKVIAHKPEHNRDKLLSYEYEVYNKIEFDLNNIPPKIKEKKILKPIKFVFDYIDSTSITEKPFLPLLLSEALSNYYWKKSPRFKKEIIKASKISGMQDKSMTQFMGEMYQNVNIYDNDILVFGKQFPSPISDHALLYYKFYLIDSLYLDNHRCYQLQFKPKWKQELCFTGNMWVADTSFAVKRLEMSLPNDINLNFVKTLGVVQEYTVADSMWMLSRDRLIVDFKLDEYRKKSLTAGFYGRKTTSYTNIVINKPRPDDFYSRMENIIVLDSADKHTDEFWKQNRHDTLSKNEKQIYKMVDTIKSLPIYQSYYNWIYFLANTYKPWGYVEIGPYHKIYSKNVVEGNRFRLGGRTSDKFSKWVELSGYGAYGTLDKQFKYSTTFRTYITKKPRQILSLGYKDDVEVLGQSPNAFTPDNILTTIFRRRPLSSLTKVQQALTSYEFEPHQGLNMKFFFINRVMTPLGGFTYQYHIDDTTLGTQNNIISSELQALIRFAYNEKYIEYTFSRASMGTRYPVVTLLYTYGMKGIFQSNYEYHKLSLNINDRFRINPLVGYTDYIVEAGKIFGTVPYPLLTLHGGNETIIYDPYAYNMMNYYEFASDQYVTAQVFHHFEGFFLNHIPIMRRLKWREVVSAKWLVGSISEKNQNVFVFPSTLTSLNQGPYYEVSAGVENIFRFFRIDVLWRLSYIDKNYVSFYTAASGDKKVPIVGVRGSLQINF
- a CDS encoding four helix bundle protein, producing MNKNDLIERTRKFAIRVFKLVDLLPKSKATDVISYQLLKSASSVAANYRASARAKSRVDFSNKIKTVLEEADESNFWLTFIKDLELLIKNKELNELIQESSELTAIFTTSVKTLSNS
- the lptB gene encoding LPS export ABC transporter ATP-binding protein — protein: MILRTENLIKRYKSRTVVNNVSVEVKQGEIVGLLGPNGAGKTTTFYMTVGLIKPNGGKIFLDEIEITKEPMYKRAQKGIGYLPQEASVFRKLSVEDNLRAVLEMTKLSKEEQKSKIESLLEEFGLNKIRNSNGDVLSGGERRRTEIARCLAVNPNFILLDEPFAGIDPIAVEDIQNIVRKLKEKNIGILITDHNVHETLTITDRAYLLYEGKILKAGTAQELAEDEQVRRVYLGKNFELR
- a CDS encoding clan AA aspartic protease, which encodes MKSIIPIRLIKLDDGFHIFVSAKINRKKASLIIDTGASRSAFDKERIKKFVDKNKFEKHEKLASGIGTNSMKSQITMLDKFQIGKIKLKDYFAILLDFSHVVAAYKQMGVKPIDGVLGSDILKSYNAVIDYGKKKLILTISHS
- the mdh gene encoding malate dehydrogenase; amino-acid sequence: MKVTVVGAGNVGATCADVIAQRDYANEICLLDIKPNFAEGKALDIFQAAPIHLYDSRVKGSTSDYSKTANSDVVVITSGLPRKPGMSRDDLISTNAGIVKGVTENILKHSPNTILIIVSNPLDVMTYCAYLTAKKSSSKVFGMAGILDTARYRAFLAEELNCSPKDIQAVLMGGHGDTMVPLPRYTTVGGIPVTELISKEKLDAIIQRTKVGGGEIVNLLGTSAWYAPGAAAAQMVEAIALDQKRIFPVCAMLNGEYGMKNIYLGVPVILGKNGIEKIIELKLNTDEKKLLESSAKAVKEVMSVLDNMKVVA
- a CDS encoding 30S ribosomal protein S21, whose amino-acid sequence is MLHVQIKEGEGVEKALKKLKKKFEKTGILRELRSRQVFTKPSIKRREIIKRAKHRQRQAQSEE
- a CDS encoding tyrosine recombinase XerC, with amino-acid sequence MNKEAFIKYLRYEKRMSPHTVNAYSNDLEQFYLYLKNIYSFNDIKEVNHSIIRSWIVSLMENKITARSVNRKISTLKSFYKFLLREKVVDINPMHKIQSPKNPKRLPEFVEESKMNSLIEDVKFEDDFEGKRNLLIIEMLYSTGMRRAELVNLKESDINFHGSTVKVLGKRNKERLIPLTSGLKILIKKYIEEKNKSIEPRADYLFLTKKGNQIYPSAVYRIVRDSLEKVTTLSKKSPHVLRHTFATHLLNNGANLNAIKELLGHANLSATQVYTHNTIEKLKSVYSKTHPKA
- the raiA gene encoding ribosome-associated translation inhibitor RaiA: MNIKIHSIHFDADAKLLALINKKVEKLSHYFDAVIRSEVYLKIDKSDTAENKVVEIKIHVPGNDLFVKRQCQTFEEATDECMGALASQLKKKKEKSRRSMARRKESAKFSE